A genomic region of Glycine max cultivar Williams 82 chromosome 15, Glycine_max_v4.0, whole genome shotgun sequence contains the following coding sequences:
- the LOC100806560 gene encoding probable receptor-like protein kinase At1g11050, whose product MRMKIVVMLLLPLMFALFSCTSSANTTTCPMDLNYVLRIPWNTSACHNFQQTLAAKNGTDANTCCISLLSLFGIGLAQHLKETSQFQLPNLATSLSCIQDFQLKLSSLSLPSNLADTCFDPLQFVISPNICAGIQTIPDWTKKLGQSTPLNTACKSDLTDISLCDVCLQAGLQAKQVLISIDGNASHSIDCFYFAILYAAGVVNEFGPESNGAVSCIFSISVYSQGGSGGKGHQALVFGLTGAGIALLVMSSFLGIYAWYDRKHRRKKLETFQFDFDPEEQGSRPRLRPNTGSIWFKIEELEKATDNFSSKNFIGRGGFGMVFKGTLSDGTVVGVKRILESDFQGDAEFCNEVEIISNLKHRNLVPLRGCCVAEENENYDERGSQRYLVYDYMPNGNLEDHLFLSTDSQKAKGSLTWPQRKSIILDVAKGLAYLHYGVKPAIFHRDIKATNILLDADMRARVADFGLAKQSREGQSHLTTRVAGTHGYLAPEYALYGQLTEKSDVYSFGVVALEIMCGRKALDLSSSGSPRAFLITDWAWSLVKAGKIEEALDAFLVKDENFPSSNPKSIMERFLLVGILCSHVMVALRPTIADALKMLEGDIEVPQIPDRPMPLGHPSFYNNNNNDGSTFSISPALSGPKLQTGDMLR is encoded by the coding sequence ATGAGGATGAAGATTGTTGTGATGCTATTGCTACCTTTGATGTTTGCACTGTTTTCATGCACGAGTTCTGCAAATACAACTACATGCCCCATGGACTTGAATTATGTGCTGAGAATCCCATGGAACACTTCTGCTTGCCACAACTTCCAACAAACTTTGGCGGCTAAAAATGGAACCGATGCAAACACTTGTTGCATATCTCTCTTGTCCCTCTTCGGCATAGGACTTGCACAGCATCTCAAGGAGACTTCTCAGTTCCAACTCCCAAACCTTGCCACCTCCCTTTCGTGCATCCAAGACTTCCAATTAAAGCTCTCTTCCCTCTCTCTCCCCAGCAACCTCGCTGACACCTGCTTTGACCCACTTCAGTTTGTGATCTCCCCAAACATCTGTGCTGGAATTCAAACCATCCCTGATTGGACCAAAAAGCTTGGTCAGTCCACACCACTCAACACTGCTTGCAAATCAGATCTGACTGATATCTCTCTCTGTGATGTGTGTCTGCAAGCTGGCTTACAGGCCAAGCAGGTGCTTATTTCTATTGATGGTAATGCTTCACATTCCATTGACTGTTTTTACTTTGCCATTCTCTATGCTGCTGGGGTTGTCAATGAGTTTGGACCTGAAAGCAATGGTGCTGTCAGTTGCATTTTTAGCATATCGGTTTATTCACAAGGGGGCTCTGGGGGAAAGGGTCACCAGGCTCTTGTGTTTGGTTTGACAGGTGCCGGGATTGCTTTGTTGGTCATGTCTTCCTTTTTGGGGATTTATGCATGGTATGACAGGAAGCATAGGAGAAAAAAGCTTGAGACTTTTCAGTTTGATTTTGACCCTGAGGAACAAGGCTCTAGGCCTAGATTGAGACCCAATACCGGGTCAATTTGGTTCAAAATTGAGGAACTTGAGAAGGCTACTGATAACTTTTCATCTAAGAACTTCATTGGCCGAGGTGGGTTTGGGATGGTCTTCAAGGGAACCTTGTCTGATGGAACTGTGGTGGGGGTTAAAAGGATCTTGGAATCTGATTTTCAAGGGGATGCTGAGTTTTGTAATGAGGTGGAGATCATTAGCAACCTCAAGCACCGGAATCTGGTGCCCCTTAGGGGCTGTTGTGTGGCTGAGGAGAATGAGAATTATGATGAAAGGGGAAGCCAAAGGTATCTTGTGTATGATTACATGCCAAATGGGAACCTGGAGGACCATCTCTTTTTATCAACGGACTCTCAGAAAGCAAAAGGGTCATTGACTTGGCCTCAGAGGAAAAGCATAATCTTGGATGTGGCAAAGGGGTTGGCCTATTTGCACTATGGAGTTAAACCTGCTATTTTTCACAGAGATATCAAGGCCACCAATATACTACTTGATGCAGATATGAGGGCAAGAGTTGCTGATTTTGGACTTGCCAAACAAAGTAGGGAGGGCCAGTCTCATCTCACAACTAGAGTGGCTGGAACTCATGGATATCTAGCACCAGAATATGCACTCTATGGTCAACTCACTGAGAAGAGTGATGTGTATAGTTTTGGTGTGGTTGCTTTGGAGATAATGTGTGGGAGGAAGGCTCTTGACTTGTCTTCATCAGGATCACCAAGGGCATTCTTGATCACAGATTGGGCTTGGTCATTGGTGAAGGCTGGGAAGATAGAAGAGGCTCTTGATGCTTTCCTGGTGAAGGATGAGAACTTTCCTAGTTCAAATCCAAAGAGCATAATGGAGAGGTTTTTGCTGGTGGGAATTCTGTGCTCCCATGTGATGGTTGCTTTGAGGCCAACAATTGCTGATGCTTTGAAGATGTTGGAAGGTGACATTGAGGTTCCACAAATCCCTGATCGCCCTATGCCACTTGGCCATCCTtcgttttataataataataataatgatggcAGTACTTTTAGCATATCCCCAGCATTAAGCGGCCCCAAATTGCAAACTGGAGACATGCTCAGGTAA